A single window of Cervus canadensis isolate Bull #8, Minnesota chromosome 17, ASM1932006v1, whole genome shotgun sequence DNA harbors:
- the COMMD4 gene encoding COMM domain-containing protein 4 produces MRFRFCGDLDCPDWVLAEISTLAKISSVKLRLLCGQVLKDLLGDGLDYEKILKLTADARFESGDVKATVAVLSFILSSAAKHSVDGESLSSELQQLGLPKEHAASLCRCYEEKQSPLQERLRACSLRVNRLVGVGWRVDYTLSSSLLRAVEEPLVHLRLEVAAAPGAPTQPVAMSLSADKFQVLLAELKQAQALMNNLG; encoded by the exons ATG AGGTTCCGATTCTGTGGTGACCTGGACTGTCCTGACTGGGTCCTGGCAGAGATCAGCACGCTGGCCAAGATT TCCTCTGTGAAGCTGAGGCTGCTGTGTGGCCAGGTGCTGAAGGACCTTCTGGGAGACGGGCTTGAC TACGAGAAGATCCTGAAGCTCACTGCGGACGCCAGGTTTG AGTCAGGCGATGTGAAGGCCACGGTGGCGGTGCTGAGTTTCATCCTCTCCAGTGCAGCCAAGCACAGCGTGGATGGCGAGTCCTTGTCCAGCGAGCTGCAGCAGCTGGGGCTGCCCAAAG AGCACGCGGCCAGCCTCTGTCGCTGCTACGAGGAGAAGCAGAGCCCCCTGCAGGAGCGCCTGCGGGCCTGCAGCTTGCGGG TGAACAGGCTGGTCGGCGTGGGCTGGCGGGTGGACTACACCCTGAGCTCTAGCCTGCTGCGTGCGGTGGAGGAGCCTTTGGTACACCTGCGGCTGGAGGTTGCAGCTGCCCCAGGTGCCCCGACCCAACCTGTCGCCATGTCCCTCTCAGCAGACAAGTTCCAGGTCCTCCTGGCAG AGTTAAAGCAGGCCCAGGCCCTGATGAACAACCTGGGCTGA
- the NEIL1 gene encoding endonuclease 8-like 1 isoform X6, translated as MTMPSSDPQGSPLKTGSDIATSLDAHLAQPAVILPTGPGRPSHRMPEGPELHLASQFVNEACRELVFGGCVEKSPVSRNPEVPFESSAYSISALARGKELRLTLSPLPGARPPREPLALVFRFGMTGSFQLVPSDALPPHAHLRFYTAPPGPRLALCFVDIRRFGRWDLGGEWQPGRGPCVLLEYEQFRENVLRNLADKTFDQPICEALLDQRFFNGIGNYLRAEILYRLRIPPFEKARTVLEALQQRRPVLPLPLLQSPELTLSQKIRAKLQNPDLLELCHSVPKEVVQLGGSWTPGTQRTLHLQTRPLQGHEGHREAFLNRLQPRCPRGPASTRTQKLPQSLTQGRGGGDQHPQAAAEPERPRLTPHPWSLRGP; from the exons atgaccatgccctcctctgacCCTCAGGGTTCTCCTTTGAAAACTGGGAGTGATATTGCCACCTCATTGGATGCACACCTGGCCCAACCTGCTGTCATCCTCCCCACAGGGCCTGGCCGCCCCTCCCACAGAATGCCCGAGGGCCCTGAGCTGCATCTGGCCAGCCAGTTTGTGAACGAGGCTTGCAGAGAGCTGGTGTTTGGTGGGTGTGTGGAGAAGTCACCCGTCAGTCGCAACCCTGAGGTGCCCTTTGAGAGCAGTGCCTACAGCATCTCGGCGTTGGCCCGCGGCAAGGAGCTGCGCCTGACCCTGAGCCCTCTGCCTGGGGCCCGGCCCCCACGGGAGCCACTGGCCCTTGTCTTCCGCTTTGGCATGACTGGCTCCTTCCAGCTGGTGCCCAGCGATGCGCTGCCACCCCACGCCCACCTGCGCTTTTACACAGCTCCACCTGGCCCCCGACTTGCCCTCTGCTTTGTGGACATCCGCCGATTCGGCCGCTGGGACCTCGGGGGCGAGTGGCAGCCAGGCCGCGGGCCGTGTGTCTTGCTGGAGTACGAGCAGTTCAG GGAGAATGTGTTACGAAACCTAGCAGACAAGACCTTTGACCAGCCCATCTGTGAGGCCCTGCTGGACCAGAGGTTCTTTAATGGCATTGGCAACTATCTGCGGGCGGAGATCCTGTACCG GCTGAGGATCCCCCCCTTCGAGAAGGCCcgcacagttctggaggcccTGCAGCAGCGCAGGCCG GTCCTacccctgccccttctccagaGCCCGGAGCTGACCCTGAGCCAGAAGATCAGGGCCAAGCTGCAGAACCCCGACCTGCTGGAGCTGTGCCACTCGGTGCCCAAGGAAGTGGTCCAGCTGG GGGGATCCTGGACCCCTGGCACCCAAAG gaCCCTCCATCTCCAAACAAGGCCCCTTCAAGGACACGAAGGGCACAGAGAGGCCTTCCTAAACAGACTACAGCCCAGGTGCCCAAGGGGACCAGCCTCCACCAGGACCCAGAAGCTCCCCCAGTCCCTGACACAGGGAAGAGGCGGCGGCGACCAGCACCCTCAG GCCGCCGCAGAACCCGAAAGACCAAGGCTGACACCCCATCCTTGGAGCCTGAGGGGACCTTAG
- the NEIL1 gene encoding endonuclease 8-like 1 isoform X3 has product MTMPSSDPQGSPLKTGSDIATSLDAHLAQPAVILPTGPGRPSHRMPEGPELHLASQFVNEACRELVFGGCVEKSPVSRNPEVPFESSAYSISALARGKELRLTLSPLPGARPPREPLALVFRFGMTGSFQLVPSDALPPHAHLRFYTAPPGPRLALCFVDIRRFGRWDLGGEWQPGRGPCVLLEYEQFRENVLRNLADKTFDQPICEALLDQRFFNGIGNYLRAEILYRLRIPPFEKARTVLEALQQRRPVLPLPLLQSPELTLSQKIRAKLQNPDLLELCHSVPKEVVQLGGKGYGSESGEEDFAAFRAWLRCYSAPGMSSLRDRHGRTIWFQGASPARRSHPREHSRVLRTEQRTLHLQTRPLQGHEGHREAFLNRLQPRCPRGPASTRTQKLPQSLTQGRGGGDQHPQAAAEPERPRLTPHPWSLRGP; this is encoded by the exons atgaccatgccctcctctgacCCTCAGGGTTCTCCTTTGAAAACTGGGAGTGATATTGCCACCTCATTGGATGCACACCTGGCCCAACCTGCTGTCATCCTCCCCACAGGGCCTGGCCGCCCCTCCCACAGAATGCCCGAGGGCCCTGAGCTGCATCTGGCCAGCCAGTTTGTGAACGAGGCTTGCAGAGAGCTGGTGTTTGGTGGGTGTGTGGAGAAGTCACCCGTCAGTCGCAACCCTGAGGTGCCCTTTGAGAGCAGTGCCTACAGCATCTCGGCGTTGGCCCGCGGCAAGGAGCTGCGCCTGACCCTGAGCCCTCTGCCTGGGGCCCGGCCCCCACGGGAGCCACTGGCCCTTGTCTTCCGCTTTGGCATGACTGGCTCCTTCCAGCTGGTGCCCAGCGATGCGCTGCCACCCCACGCCCACCTGCGCTTTTACACAGCTCCACCTGGCCCCCGACTTGCCCTCTGCTTTGTGGACATCCGCCGATTCGGCCGCTGGGACCTCGGGGGCGAGTGGCAGCCAGGCCGCGGGCCGTGTGTCTTGCTGGAGTACGAGCAGTTCAG GGAGAATGTGTTACGAAACCTAGCAGACAAGACCTTTGACCAGCCCATCTGTGAGGCCCTGCTGGACCAGAGGTTCTTTAATGGCATTGGCAACTATCTGCGGGCGGAGATCCTGTACCG GCTGAGGATCCCCCCCTTCGAGAAGGCCcgcacagttctggaggcccTGCAGCAGCGCAGGCCG GTCCTacccctgccccttctccagaGCCCGGAGCTGACCCTGAGCCAGAAGATCAGGGCCAAGCTGCAGAACCCCGACCTGCTGGAGCTGTGCCACTCGGTGCCCAAGGAAGTGGTCCAGCTGG GGGGCAAAGGCTACGGGTCGGAGAGCGGGGAGGAGGACTTTGCTGCCTTCCGAGCCTGGCTGCGGTGTTACAGTGCACCAGGCATGAGCTCCCTGCGGGACCGGCATGGCCGCACCATCTGGTTCCAG GGGGCAAGTCCCGCAAGAAGAAGTCATCCCAGGGAGCACAGCAGGGTCCTGAGGACAGAGCAGAG gaCCCTCCATCTCCAAACAAGGCCCCTTCAAGGACACGAAGGGCACAGAGAGGCCTTCCTAAACAGACTACAGCCCAGGTGCCCAAGGGGACCAGCCTCCACCAGGACCCAGAAGCTCCCCCAGTCCCTGACACAGGGAAGAGGCGGCGGCGACCAGCACCCTCAG GCCGCCGCAGAACCCGAAAGACCAAGGCTGACACCCCATCCTTGGAGCCTGAGGGGACCTTAG
- the NEIL1 gene encoding endonuclease 8-like 1 isoform X7: protein MTMPSSDPQGSPLKTGSDIATSLDAHLAQPAVILPTGPGRPSHRMPEGPELHLASQFVNEACRELVFGGCVEKSPVSRNPEVPFESSAYSISALARGKELRLTLSPLPGARPPREPLALVFRFGMTGSFQLVPSDALPPHAHLRFYTAPPGPRLALCFVDIRRFGRWDLGGEWQPGRGPCVLLEYEQFRENVLRNLADKTFDQPICEALLDQRFFNGIGNYLRAEILYRLRIPPFEKARTVLEALQQRRPSPELTLSQKIRAKLQNPDLLELCHSVPKEVVQLGGSWTPGTQRTLHLQTRPLQGHEGHREAFLNRLQPRCPRGPASTRTQKLPQSLTQGRGGGDQHPQAAAEPERPRLTPHPWSLRGP from the exons atgaccatgccctcctctgacCCTCAGGGTTCTCCTTTGAAAACTGGGAGTGATATTGCCACCTCATTGGATGCACACCTGGCCCAACCTGCTGTCATCCTCCCCACAGGGCCTGGCCGCCCCTCCCACAGAATGCCCGAGGGCCCTGAGCTGCATCTGGCCAGCCAGTTTGTGAACGAGGCTTGCAGAGAGCTGGTGTTTGGTGGGTGTGTGGAGAAGTCACCCGTCAGTCGCAACCCTGAGGTGCCCTTTGAGAGCAGTGCCTACAGCATCTCGGCGTTGGCCCGCGGCAAGGAGCTGCGCCTGACCCTGAGCCCTCTGCCTGGGGCCCGGCCCCCACGGGAGCCACTGGCCCTTGTCTTCCGCTTTGGCATGACTGGCTCCTTCCAGCTGGTGCCCAGCGATGCGCTGCCACCCCACGCCCACCTGCGCTTTTACACAGCTCCACCTGGCCCCCGACTTGCCCTCTGCTTTGTGGACATCCGCCGATTCGGCCGCTGGGACCTCGGGGGCGAGTGGCAGCCAGGCCGCGGGCCGTGTGTCTTGCTGGAGTACGAGCAGTTCAG GGAGAATGTGTTACGAAACCTAGCAGACAAGACCTTTGACCAGCCCATCTGTGAGGCCCTGCTGGACCAGAGGTTCTTTAATGGCATTGGCAACTATCTGCGGGCGGAGATCCTGTACCG GCTGAGGATCCCCCCCTTCGAGAAGGCCcgcacagttctggaggcccTGCAGCAGCGCAGGCCG aGCCCGGAGCTGACCCTGAGCCAGAAGATCAGGGCCAAGCTGCAGAACCCCGACCTGCTGGAGCTGTGCCACTCGGTGCCCAAGGAAGTGGTCCAGCTGG GGGGATCCTGGACCCCTGGCACCCAAAG gaCCCTCCATCTCCAAACAAGGCCCCTTCAAGGACACGAAGGGCACAGAGAGGCCTTCCTAAACAGACTACAGCCCAGGTGCCCAAGGGGACCAGCCTCCACCAGGACCCAGAAGCTCCCCCAGTCCCTGACACAGGGAAGAGGCGGCGGCGACCAGCACCCTCAG GCCGCCGCAGAACCCGAAAGACCAAGGCTGACACCCCATCCTTGGAGCCTGAGGGGACCTTAG
- the NEIL1 gene encoding endonuclease 8-like 1 isoform X2 codes for MTMPSSDPQGSPLKTGSDIATSLDAHLAQPAVILPTGPGRPSHRMPEGPELHLASQFVNEACRELVFGGCVEKSPVSRNPEVPFESSAYSISALARGKELRLTLSPLPGARPPREPLALVFRFGMTGSFQLVPSDALPPHAHLRFYTAPPGPRLALCFVDIRRFGRWDLGGEWQPGRGPCVLLEYEQFRENVLRNLADKTFDQPICEALLDQRFFNGIGNYLRAEILYRLRIPPFEKARTVLEALQQRRPSPELTLSQKIRAKLQNPDLLELCHSVPKEVVQLGGKGYGSESGEEDFAAFRAWLRCYSAPGMSSLRDRHGRTIWFQGDPGPLAPKGGKSRKKKSSQGAQQGPEDRAEDPPSPNKAPSRTRRAQRGLPKQTTAQVPKGTSLHQDPEAPPVPDTGKRRRRPAPSGRRRTRKTKADTPSLEPEGTLAS; via the exons atgaccatgccctcctctgacCCTCAGGGTTCTCCTTTGAAAACTGGGAGTGATATTGCCACCTCATTGGATGCACACCTGGCCCAACCTGCTGTCATCCTCCCCACAGGGCCTGGCCGCCCCTCCCACAGAATGCCCGAGGGCCCTGAGCTGCATCTGGCCAGCCAGTTTGTGAACGAGGCTTGCAGAGAGCTGGTGTTTGGTGGGTGTGTGGAGAAGTCACCCGTCAGTCGCAACCCTGAGGTGCCCTTTGAGAGCAGTGCCTACAGCATCTCGGCGTTGGCCCGCGGCAAGGAGCTGCGCCTGACCCTGAGCCCTCTGCCTGGGGCCCGGCCCCCACGGGAGCCACTGGCCCTTGTCTTCCGCTTTGGCATGACTGGCTCCTTCCAGCTGGTGCCCAGCGATGCGCTGCCACCCCACGCCCACCTGCGCTTTTACACAGCTCCACCTGGCCCCCGACTTGCCCTCTGCTTTGTGGACATCCGCCGATTCGGCCGCTGGGACCTCGGGGGCGAGTGGCAGCCAGGCCGCGGGCCGTGTGTCTTGCTGGAGTACGAGCAGTTCAG GGAGAATGTGTTACGAAACCTAGCAGACAAGACCTTTGACCAGCCCATCTGTGAGGCCCTGCTGGACCAGAGGTTCTTTAATGGCATTGGCAACTATCTGCGGGCGGAGATCCTGTACCG GCTGAGGATCCCCCCCTTCGAGAAGGCCcgcacagttctggaggcccTGCAGCAGCGCAGGCCG aGCCCGGAGCTGACCCTGAGCCAGAAGATCAGGGCCAAGCTGCAGAACCCCGACCTGCTGGAGCTGTGCCACTCGGTGCCCAAGGAAGTGGTCCAGCTGG GGGGCAAAGGCTACGGGTCGGAGAGCGGGGAGGAGGACTTTGCTGCCTTCCGAGCCTGGCTGCGGTGTTACAGTGCACCAGGCATGAGCTCCCTGCGGGACCGGCATGGCCGCACCATCTGGTTCCAG GGGGATCCTGGACCCCTGGCACCCAAAG GGGGCAAGTCCCGCAAGAAGAAGTCATCCCAGGGAGCACAGCAGGGTCCTGAGGACAGAGCAGAG gaCCCTCCATCTCCAAACAAGGCCCCTTCAAGGACACGAAGGGCACAGAGAGGCCTTCCTAAACAGACTACAGCCCAGGTGCCCAAGGGGACCAGCCTCCACCAGGACCCAGAAGCTCCCCCAGTCCCTGACACAGGGAAGAGGCGGCGGCGACCAGCACCCTCAG GCCGCCGCAGAACCCGAAAGACCAAGGCTGACACCCCATCCTTGGAGCCTGAGGGGACCTTAGCCTCCTAG
- the NEIL1 gene encoding endonuclease 8-like 1 isoform X8, which yields MTMPSSDPQGSPLKTGSDIATSLDAHLAQPAVILPTGPGRPSHRMPEGPELHLASQFVNEACRELVFGGCVEKSPVSRNPEVPFESSAYSISALARGKELRLTLSPLPGARPPREPLALVFRFGMTGSFQLVPSDALPPHAHLRFYTAPPGPRLALCFVDIRRFGRWDLGGEWQPGRGPCVLLEYEQFRENVLRNLADKTFDQPICEALLDQRFFNGIGNYLRAEILYRLRIPPFEKARTVLEALQQRRPVLPLPLLQSPELTLSQKIRAKLQNPDLLELCHSVPKEVVQLGGSWTPGTQRGQVPQEEVIPGSTAGS from the exons atgaccatgccctcctctgacCCTCAGGGTTCTCCTTTGAAAACTGGGAGTGATATTGCCACCTCATTGGATGCACACCTGGCCCAACCTGCTGTCATCCTCCCCACAGGGCCTGGCCGCCCCTCCCACAGAATGCCCGAGGGCCCTGAGCTGCATCTGGCCAGCCAGTTTGTGAACGAGGCTTGCAGAGAGCTGGTGTTTGGTGGGTGTGTGGAGAAGTCACCCGTCAGTCGCAACCCTGAGGTGCCCTTTGAGAGCAGTGCCTACAGCATCTCGGCGTTGGCCCGCGGCAAGGAGCTGCGCCTGACCCTGAGCCCTCTGCCTGGGGCCCGGCCCCCACGGGAGCCACTGGCCCTTGTCTTCCGCTTTGGCATGACTGGCTCCTTCCAGCTGGTGCCCAGCGATGCGCTGCCACCCCACGCCCACCTGCGCTTTTACACAGCTCCACCTGGCCCCCGACTTGCCCTCTGCTTTGTGGACATCCGCCGATTCGGCCGCTGGGACCTCGGGGGCGAGTGGCAGCCAGGCCGCGGGCCGTGTGTCTTGCTGGAGTACGAGCAGTTCAG GGAGAATGTGTTACGAAACCTAGCAGACAAGACCTTTGACCAGCCCATCTGTGAGGCCCTGCTGGACCAGAGGTTCTTTAATGGCATTGGCAACTATCTGCGGGCGGAGATCCTGTACCG GCTGAGGATCCCCCCCTTCGAGAAGGCCcgcacagttctggaggcccTGCAGCAGCGCAGGCCG GTCCTacccctgccccttctccagaGCCCGGAGCTGACCCTGAGCCAGAAGATCAGGGCCAAGCTGCAGAACCCCGACCTGCTGGAGCTGTGCCACTCGGTGCCCAAGGAAGTGGTCCAGCTGG GGGGATCCTGGACCCCTGGCACCCAAAG GGGGCAAGTCCCGCAAGAAGAAGTCATCCCAGGGAGCACAGCAGGGTCCTGA
- the NEIL1 gene encoding endonuclease 8-like 1 isoform X1: MTMPSSDPQGSPLKTGSDIATSLDAHLAQPAVILPTGPGRPSHRMPEGPELHLASQFVNEACRELVFGGCVEKSPVSRNPEVPFESSAYSISALARGKELRLTLSPLPGARPPREPLALVFRFGMTGSFQLVPSDALPPHAHLRFYTAPPGPRLALCFVDIRRFGRWDLGGEWQPGRGPCVLLEYEQFRENVLRNLADKTFDQPICEALLDQRFFNGIGNYLRAEILYRLRIPPFEKARTVLEALQQRRPVLPLPLLQSPELTLSQKIRAKLQNPDLLELCHSVPKEVVQLGGKGYGSESGEEDFAAFRAWLRCYSAPGMSSLRDRHGRTIWFQGDPGPLAPKGGKSRKKKSSQGAQQGPEDRAEDPPSPNKAPSRTRRAQRGLPKQTTAQVPKGTSLHQDPEAPPVPDTGKRRRRPAPSGRRRTRKTKADTPSLEPEGTLAS; this comes from the exons atgaccatgccctcctctgacCCTCAGGGTTCTCCTTTGAAAACTGGGAGTGATATTGCCACCTCATTGGATGCACACCTGGCCCAACCTGCTGTCATCCTCCCCACAGGGCCTGGCCGCCCCTCCCACAGAATGCCCGAGGGCCCTGAGCTGCATCTGGCCAGCCAGTTTGTGAACGAGGCTTGCAGAGAGCTGGTGTTTGGTGGGTGTGTGGAGAAGTCACCCGTCAGTCGCAACCCTGAGGTGCCCTTTGAGAGCAGTGCCTACAGCATCTCGGCGTTGGCCCGCGGCAAGGAGCTGCGCCTGACCCTGAGCCCTCTGCCTGGGGCCCGGCCCCCACGGGAGCCACTGGCCCTTGTCTTCCGCTTTGGCATGACTGGCTCCTTCCAGCTGGTGCCCAGCGATGCGCTGCCACCCCACGCCCACCTGCGCTTTTACACAGCTCCACCTGGCCCCCGACTTGCCCTCTGCTTTGTGGACATCCGCCGATTCGGCCGCTGGGACCTCGGGGGCGAGTGGCAGCCAGGCCGCGGGCCGTGTGTCTTGCTGGAGTACGAGCAGTTCAG GGAGAATGTGTTACGAAACCTAGCAGACAAGACCTTTGACCAGCCCATCTGTGAGGCCCTGCTGGACCAGAGGTTCTTTAATGGCATTGGCAACTATCTGCGGGCGGAGATCCTGTACCG GCTGAGGATCCCCCCCTTCGAGAAGGCCcgcacagttctggaggcccTGCAGCAGCGCAGGCCG GTCCTacccctgccccttctccagaGCCCGGAGCTGACCCTGAGCCAGAAGATCAGGGCCAAGCTGCAGAACCCCGACCTGCTGGAGCTGTGCCACTCGGTGCCCAAGGAAGTGGTCCAGCTGG GGGGCAAAGGCTACGGGTCGGAGAGCGGGGAGGAGGACTTTGCTGCCTTCCGAGCCTGGCTGCGGTGTTACAGTGCACCAGGCATGAGCTCCCTGCGGGACCGGCATGGCCGCACCATCTGGTTCCAG GGGGATCCTGGACCCCTGGCACCCAAAG GGGGCAAGTCCCGCAAGAAGAAGTCATCCCAGGGAGCACAGCAGGGTCCTGAGGACAGAGCAGAG gaCCCTCCATCTCCAAACAAGGCCCCTTCAAGGACACGAAGGGCACAGAGAGGCCTTCCTAAACAGACTACAGCCCAGGTGCCCAAGGGGACCAGCCTCCACCAGGACCCAGAAGCTCCCCCAGTCCCTGACACAGGGAAGAGGCGGCGGCGACCAGCACCCTCAG GCCGCCGCAGAACCCGAAAGACCAAGGCTGACACCCCATCCTTGGAGCCTGAGGGGACCTTAGCCTCCTAG
- the NEIL1 gene encoding endonuclease 8-like 1 isoform X4, with amino-acid sequence MPEGPELHLASQFVNEACRELVFGGCVEKSPVSRNPEVPFESSAYSISALARGKELRLTLSPLPGARPPREPLALVFRFGMTGSFQLVPSDALPPHAHLRFYTAPPGPRLALCFVDIRRFGRWDLGGEWQPGRGPCVLLEYEQFRENVLRNLADKTFDQPICEALLDQRFFNGIGNYLRAEILYRLRIPPFEKARTVLEALQQRRPVLPLPLLQSPELTLSQKIRAKLQNPDLLELCHSVPKEVVQLGGKGYGSESGEEDFAAFRAWLRCYSAPGMSSLRDRHGRTIWFQGDPGPLAPKGGKSRKKKSSQGAQQGPEDRAEDPPSPNKAPSRTRRAQRGLPKQTTAQVPKGTSLHQDPEAPPVPDTGKRRRRPAPSGRRRTRKTKADTPSLEPEGTLAS; translated from the exons ATGCCCGAGGGCCCTGAGCTGCATCTGGCCAGCCAGTTTGTGAACGAGGCTTGCAGAGAGCTGGTGTTTGGTGGGTGTGTGGAGAAGTCACCCGTCAGTCGCAACCCTGAGGTGCCCTTTGAGAGCAGTGCCTACAGCATCTCGGCGTTGGCCCGCGGCAAGGAGCTGCGCCTGACCCTGAGCCCTCTGCCTGGGGCCCGGCCCCCACGGGAGCCACTGGCCCTTGTCTTCCGCTTTGGCATGACTGGCTCCTTCCAGCTGGTGCCCAGCGATGCGCTGCCACCCCACGCCCACCTGCGCTTTTACACAGCTCCACCTGGCCCCCGACTTGCCCTCTGCTTTGTGGACATCCGCCGATTCGGCCGCTGGGACCTCGGGGGCGAGTGGCAGCCAGGCCGCGGGCCGTGTGTCTTGCTGGAGTACGAGCAGTTCAG GGAGAATGTGTTACGAAACCTAGCAGACAAGACCTTTGACCAGCCCATCTGTGAGGCCCTGCTGGACCAGAGGTTCTTTAATGGCATTGGCAACTATCTGCGGGCGGAGATCCTGTACCG GCTGAGGATCCCCCCCTTCGAGAAGGCCcgcacagttctggaggcccTGCAGCAGCGCAGGCCG GTCCTacccctgccccttctccagaGCCCGGAGCTGACCCTGAGCCAGAAGATCAGGGCCAAGCTGCAGAACCCCGACCTGCTGGAGCTGTGCCACTCGGTGCCCAAGGAAGTGGTCCAGCTGG GGGGCAAAGGCTACGGGTCGGAGAGCGGGGAGGAGGACTTTGCTGCCTTCCGAGCCTGGCTGCGGTGTTACAGTGCACCAGGCATGAGCTCCCTGCGGGACCGGCATGGCCGCACCATCTGGTTCCAG GGGGATCCTGGACCCCTGGCACCCAAAG GGGGCAAGTCCCGCAAGAAGAAGTCATCCCAGGGAGCACAGCAGGGTCCTGAGGACAGAGCAGAG gaCCCTCCATCTCCAAACAAGGCCCCTTCAAGGACACGAAGGGCACAGAGAGGCCTTCCTAAACAGACTACAGCCCAGGTGCCCAAGGGGACCAGCCTCCACCAGGACCCAGAAGCTCCCCCAGTCCCTGACACAGGGAAGAGGCGGCGGCGACCAGCACCCTCAG GCCGCCGCAGAACCCGAAAGACCAAGGCTGACACCCCATCCTTGGAGCCTGAGGGGACCTTAGCCTCCTAG
- the NEIL1 gene encoding endonuclease 8-like 1 isoform X5 → MPEGPELHLASQFVNEACRELVFGGCVEKSPVSRNPEVPFESSAYSISALARGKELRLTLSPLPGARPPREPLALVFRFGMTGSFQLVPSDALPPHAHLRFYTAPPGPRLALCFVDIRRFGRWDLGGEWQPGRGPCVLLEYEQFRENVLRNLADKTFDQPICEALLDQRFFNGIGNYLRAEILYRLRIPPFEKARTVLEALQQRRPSPELTLSQKIRAKLQNPDLLELCHSVPKEVVQLGGKGYGSESGEEDFAAFRAWLRCYSAPGMSSLRDRHGRTIWFQGDPGPLAPKGGKSRKKKSSQGAQQGPEDRAEDPPSPNKAPSRTRRAQRGLPKQTTAQVPKGTSLHQDPEAPPVPDTGKRRRRPAPSGRRRTRKTKADTPSLEPEGTLAS, encoded by the exons ATGCCCGAGGGCCCTGAGCTGCATCTGGCCAGCCAGTTTGTGAACGAGGCTTGCAGAGAGCTGGTGTTTGGTGGGTGTGTGGAGAAGTCACCCGTCAGTCGCAACCCTGAGGTGCCCTTTGAGAGCAGTGCCTACAGCATCTCGGCGTTGGCCCGCGGCAAGGAGCTGCGCCTGACCCTGAGCCCTCTGCCTGGGGCCCGGCCCCCACGGGAGCCACTGGCCCTTGTCTTCCGCTTTGGCATGACTGGCTCCTTCCAGCTGGTGCCCAGCGATGCGCTGCCACCCCACGCCCACCTGCGCTTTTACACAGCTCCACCTGGCCCCCGACTTGCCCTCTGCTTTGTGGACATCCGCCGATTCGGCCGCTGGGACCTCGGGGGCGAGTGGCAGCCAGGCCGCGGGCCGTGTGTCTTGCTGGAGTACGAGCAGTTCAG GGAGAATGTGTTACGAAACCTAGCAGACAAGACCTTTGACCAGCCCATCTGTGAGGCCCTGCTGGACCAGAGGTTCTTTAATGGCATTGGCAACTATCTGCGGGCGGAGATCCTGTACCG GCTGAGGATCCCCCCCTTCGAGAAGGCCcgcacagttctggaggcccTGCAGCAGCGCAGGCCG aGCCCGGAGCTGACCCTGAGCCAGAAGATCAGGGCCAAGCTGCAGAACCCCGACCTGCTGGAGCTGTGCCACTCGGTGCCCAAGGAAGTGGTCCAGCTGG GGGGCAAAGGCTACGGGTCGGAGAGCGGGGAGGAGGACTTTGCTGCCTTCCGAGCCTGGCTGCGGTGTTACAGTGCACCAGGCATGAGCTCCCTGCGGGACCGGCATGGCCGCACCATCTGGTTCCAG GGGGATCCTGGACCCCTGGCACCCAAAG GGGGCAAGTCCCGCAAGAAGAAGTCATCCCAGGGAGCACAGCAGGGTCCTGAGGACAGAGCAGAG gaCCCTCCATCTCCAAACAAGGCCCCTTCAAGGACACGAAGGGCACAGAGAGGCCTTCCTAAACAGACTACAGCCCAGGTGCCCAAGGGGACCAGCCTCCACCAGGACCCAGAAGCTCCCCCAGTCCCTGACACAGGGAAGAGGCGGCGGCGACCAGCACCCTCAG GCCGCCGCAGAACCCGAAAGACCAAGGCTGACACCCCATCCTTGGAGCCTGAGGGGACCTTAGCCTCCTAG